Part of the Desulfobotulus pelophilus genome is shown below.
CCATAGACACCATTCTGGAGCTTGCCTCATTCCGGAAGGGAGGCCTCTGCCGATATCTGATAGTAGCCGGATGCCTGCCAGAACGTTTTCAGGAAGATATTGCAGTATCCTTGCCGGAGGTGGATTTCTTTGCCGGAACCGCCGCCTATTTTTCTATCCTTTCCTTTCTCGAAGAGGAAGATATTTTCATGAAGGAAAACGGATCTGTTTTTTGTCCGGATCCGGTGAAGGCACCCTTGCAGACAGCAGCCATGCCCCGTTTTCGCGTTGCGGTGCATACGGCCTACCTCAAGATTGCAGAAGGTTGCTCCAGGCACTGTACCTATTGTATCATTCCCCGACTGCGCGGTGTACAGCGAAGCCGTTCTCTTCATGATGTGGTGGCGGAAGCCCGTAATCTGGTTTCCCAGGGTGTGAAGGAAGTGGTTCTGGTGGCTCAGGAAACAACGGATTGGGGAAAGGATCTTCAGAATGGGCAGAATATCTGTGACCTTGTGGCGGAGGTATGTGATGCTGTAGGGGAGAAGGTTTGGGTTCGTCTTTTGTACGGTCATCCTGAAAGCCTCCGTGACGATCTTCTTGATCTGATGGCAAGCAGGGACAATTTTTGTTCCTATCTGGATCTGCCCGTGCAGCATGCCGCAGACGGGGTTCTGCGGCGTATGGGCCGTCACTATACGAATGAAGGGTTGCGTGCTCTTTTTTCACGTATACGGGCAAAGGTGGCCGATGTGAGCCTCCGTACAACGTTGATAACCGGCTTTCCCGGAGAGACGGAAGATGATTTTGAGATTCTTCTGGCTTTTGTCCGGGACATTCGTTTTGATCATCTGGGAGTGTTTCTTTATTCTGATCTTGATGATCTGCCATCGCACAGACTGAACAATCATGTTCCTCCGGAAGTGGCTGCTGCCAGGAGGGATAGGCTGATGGAGGTGCAGGCAGGTATTTCATGGGAAAGGCATCAGTCAAAAATCGGAAATAAATATGAGGTGCTCATTGAAGGGGTGCCTGAAGGTGATCTGGCCGAAGGAAGAACCCGGTTTCAGGCGCCTGAAGTGGATGGCATTACCTTTGTAGATGGCAGCGGGCTTGCGGGAGGAGATGTGGTGACCATTGAGGTGACCGATGCCTTTGACTATGATCTTGCGGGAAATGTGGTGGACTGATGGGTGATTTGAAAAAAGAGATTGCTGCTGCCGTTGCAGAGGATCTTGCAGCCATTGAAAAAGCCCTTGTGGCAAATCTGACTCCAGAGCTGGATCTCGTCCGTAAAATTGCCGGTCATACACTGTTTTCAGGGGGTAAGCGCTTACGTCCTCTGCTGTGTGTGCTGATGCACAGGGCTTTGGGCGGACGGGATGCCATTGTGACGGATGTAGCAGGAATTTTTGAGTTTCTTCATGCGGCCACGTTGATCCATGATGATGTGGTGGATGAGGCAGAGGTGAGAAGGGGCAGAGCGGCATCCCACAGGCTTTTTGGTGCTGCGGAAGCGGTATTGACCGGAGACTTTCTTCTGGCCCGTTCGCTGAATCTTGCTGCAAAAACAGGGAACCCTGAAATTATTGCCGTTATTGCCAATATTACGGAACAGATGGCCCAGGGGGAAATTGAGCAGCTGCGGAACAAGGGGGATCTTGGGCTTTCAGAAGCGGCATATGACCGTGTCATTGAACGAAAAACAGCTGTATTGATTGAAGGTTCCTGTAAAACAGGAGCGCTTTTGGCCAATGCCGGACCGGAAAGGGTGCAGGCTGCCGCCCGGTATGGGTGGGAGCTGGGCATGGCTTTTCAGATGGCCGACGATCTTCTGGACTATACGGAGGATGAAAGCAGTCTTGGGAAACGTCCCGGTGCGGATCTGCGGGAAGGAAAGGCCACATTGCCCCTGATCTGCGCCCTGCGGGAAGCTGATTCGGCGGACAGAGCCTTTTTAGAGTCAGTTGCGGGAACGGATTTTGCTAATGAAGATTTCATGCGCGTGAAGGCTGTTGTGCATGCCGCAGGGGGGATTGCCTTCACGCGAAAACGGGCCGAAAGACATGTCGATGCGGCTCAATCCGCTCTGGATCTGCTGGCGTTTGGTCCGGAGAGAAAGCTTTTGGAAATGCTCGCCTCCTATGCGCTGGTGAGAAAAAGTTGAACAGGCAGGTTTTTCTGGCCGTATTTTGTCAGAAAAGTTCAGGGAGAGGGCTATGGTAAAAAAAATATGGTATGTCTGGTGTGTTCTGCTTCTGGCAGGTCCGCAGATTTCATGGGTTCAGGCTGGCGGAGGGCAGAGCTTTCTTGTCATGGGAACAGCGGAAATTCAGGGAGAGGGGGGCCGGAATGCCCGGTCCCGGGCAGAGCAGGTGGCCCTTTCCAGAGCGGTGGAGCGTTTTGTTCTGGAGAGTCTGCCGGAGTCTCGTATCGCGTCATCGCTGACCATGCTGGATCCATTGTGGGAGGAAAAACCCGATGGGTACATTCGGGAATTCCGGATTCTGGGAACTGTCCAGGAAGGGAACAGGTATCATCTGGTAGCAAGGGTTCTACCGGACGGGGAAAAGTTGACAAGGCGCATGAAAGAGCTTGGGCTGGGCTTTTCGAGTCTGCCGGGTGTTCTGTTTATGGTTTCCGAACAGGGGCTTATGGATGATGCCCCCCGTAAATGGTGGGTGCCAGATGCCAGTATTTCAAGAACAGGTGGCAGGACCATGGAAGCCATGGTTACGGTGATGGGGCAGGCAGGGTTCCATGTGATCCTGCCGGATAACCGGCCCCTGTTTTCATTTGAAGCAGAGGCCCCTTCCGTTCTGGATACAAGGGAAGCACGGCGCATGGGGGCTCTTTTTGGTGCGCCTGTTGTTCTGGTGGGGCGTGCCCGTGTGGAGCCGGGTGGTAATGTGATGGGGGATAGCAAACAGTCTTTCCGCGCGTCGGTTCTTCTGGTTGCCCTTCATACGGAAACGGGTGATGTCCTGGCGGAAACAGAAGATTTTCTCGTGGTCGTGAATGAGAATCCTTCGGCCGGTGAGCGGGATGCATTGTATGAGGCGGGAAGAAGGGCTGCAGCCCGTATCAGTCCGGAGCTGCAGGCGGCATGGTCACGGAAGGCCGGGGAAGATTCCCTGGTGCGGGAAATCCGTATGGATATAGGAGGTGATAGTTTTCTGACCCGTTTTGCCCATTTCCGGAGAGCTTTGAATGAGGTGGAAGGTGTTATTTCCATAGAAAGGCGGGAGATCACGGCTCAGGGTATGGATGTTCGTGTGCGGTACAGGGGTCGGGGTAATGATCTGGCTACGGCCCTGATGGGACTGAGCTATGATCGTTTTGGTGTGCGGATTTCCGATGTGGAAGAGGATAGAATGCGGGTGACTCTGGTGGCATCGCCTTGATGAATATGGCAGGTTACGGAGTGTAATTCGCAGATCGAGCAGGTCAATTTTTGGTTGTTTTAGAAAAGGAGGCAGATTTTGGCACAGGAGGCAAAACGACGGGAAAAAAACCTCTATCAATTTGCGGGCCTTGTGGCGCTTTGCTTCTGGATGGTCATGACTTCCATGGTGTGCGCTGCCGAGCGTCTGACTGTGGAGAGACCAACGGTGAATGTGCGTTCAGGTCCTGGCACACAGCATAGTGTTCTATGGCAGGCGGAGGCCAACTACCCCCTTGAAGTTTTGGAGAAAAGGGATGGGTGGGTTCGGTTTCGGGATTTTGAAGGTTATGAGGGCTGGGTTTCAGCAAACCTCACAGGTACAACACCATCCGTGGTGGTAAAAAATTCCAAGGCTAACGTTCGTTCCGGGCCAGGTACCAGTCATTCCATTGTGTTTACCGTAGAAAAAGGAGTGCCTTTCAGGGTGCTGGGACGTCAGGGCGAATGGGTGCGCATCCGTCATGCCGATGGTGATGAGGGCTGGATCCACAGGAATCTTGTCTGGTAGGTACAACAGAAGCGGTTTTTTGTCTGCGTGTCGTGGGCGGAAGACTGCTTTTTTTATGAATGAAAGGTAAGAATATGGATGTAAGAAGCCGGATAAGCGCCCGTGGTAAAAAGGTGCTGGGGGTAGGTTCTGCCCTTACGGATATTCTTGTGCGGGCTTCCGATGAGGAACTGCAGACGATCAGCCATATCAAAGGTGGCATGACCCTTGTTGATTCAGATTTTCTGGATGGCTGTATGAAGAAGATCCCTCAGGCTGGAGAAACCGTACCCGGTGGCGCTGCCTGTAATACCATACAGGGCCTTGCCCGGCTTGGGGGTGAAGCTGTTTTTATGGGTAAAAGGGGGAATGATGCAACAGGAGACGCTTTTGAGTCTTTTTTGAAAAATTCGGGTGTACATCCTGTTCTTTCCGTATCCCGGACACCTTCGGGCCGGGTTCTTTCCATTATCACTCCAGATGCGCAGCGGTCCATGTTTACTTTTCTTGGTGCTTCCTCTGAGTTGGCTCCTTCCGATATTGTCCGGGAGCATTTTGAGACAGCTGCCATTGTTTTTATGGAGGGGTATCTCTTTTTCAATCCGGATCTTGCCTTTGCTGTGCTGGAAGAAGCTCAATCATCCGGGGCGGTGGTGGCTATGGATTTAGCCAGTTTTACCGTTGTGGAAGCGGCTTCGGATCTTCTCCATGATGCTGTTCCCCGCTTTGTTGATATTTTAATAGCCAATGAGGATGAGGCCTATGCCTATACGGGGTATCGGGATCCATTGAAAGCACTGGAATATATGGCTTCGGAGGCAGGTCTGGCAGTGTTGAAAATGGGAAAGGATGGCAGTCTTATCCGGTCAGGAGAAACATTATGGCAGATTGCAGCCTGTAACGGGAACTCCGTAAAGGATACGACGGGGGCCGGAGATTTGTGGGCGGCAGGGTTTTTGCATGGCCTTGTTCTGGACTGGCCCATGGAAAACTGCGGAGCTTTGGCTTCCGCTTGTGGGTACGAGGTTTGTTGTGTGGTGGGGGCGCAGATTCCGGAGGCCGGATGGTTGAGAATCTGCTCTCGTTTCTTACTCACCGGGGCAAGAGTGTCCCCTGTCGGTTCCTGAAAAGAGGCCTGTAATGGAAGAGAAAACAAATAAAAACAAGATGCCGGAAATTCCTTTTGATATGATTGAGGATGATCCCATTGCCCGTTTTTTTACCCGCGTGTGGGATGCCTGTAATACCTATACCCGAGAGCTTGTTATTGGTGGCTTTGTGCTGATTGTGGTTTTGGCTGGTGGCTTTGGGTACTGGGGATGGCAGGTGGCGGCTGAAAGGGATGCAGCCACGCGCCTGGGGCTGGTCCTGCAGGCGGCGGAGGTGACAGAAAATGGCAGCTCATCTGTTTTGCTGGAAGAGCTGCGGGCTTTGCAGAACGACCGTCCGGGAACCCTTTCCGGCCGTATGGCCCGTATTTATGAGGCACGTATGCTGTTTGATTCAGGGGATGCTGAGGCCGCACTAGGAGCCTATGATGTGGCTTTTTCTTTGCTCGGAAAGGACAAGTTGCTTGGCCGTCTGATCGTGTGGGAGAGGGCTCACGTCCGCTTGGCACTGGGGGATAAAGAAACGGCCCTTTCGGATTTTACGAGAATAGCATCGGAAAAAGATTTCTTTTTGCAGGAGTCTGCCATGTTCCATGTCGCTCGTCTGGAGGCGGAGATGGGAGCACCGGAAAAAAGTCGAGCGGCTTATGAGCGCATGCTGGACCGCTATCCTGATTCACCCTACAGAGAGGTGCGTGTTTTCTGATGGTGTTTTTCGCTTGATGGGTATGGCAGATGGTTCTGAATTCATTCAGATATCTGCCATTTTTTTTGGGTTTAATATTTTACGGTCTGCCTTTTTAACAAGAAAGCGGACCGGGGTCAGTCGGTCCGCTTTTCTAGGGAGAATGCCTTGTTTGTTAGCATTATGATTAGCAAGTGTTGTGCCACTTGGCTGGATTGTTGTTTTTTTTGTATAAAAACAATGGTTTGCCTTGTTATTTGCTGGTCGGTGCGGATGGGGTCTGTGTATAGTTTCGAAACAGCGGGTTCATAAATTTGAACTTTGTAGTCTTCTGTGTGGGAGACTTCTTTATAAGCGCTTGTTTTTTATTTTTATTCCGATGTTCATTTTTATTAACTCAGTGGTGTGGATTTTATGAACAGCGTCATGAATCTGCCTTGTCACGGGAAGAGCCCACGCGGATGTTGTATTTTTTTATTTTCTGATGCAGCCCGCTTTTAGTGATTCCCAGGCGGGCTGCGGCATGGGCCTGTATATGGTCGGAAGCTTTCAGGGCACGTTCAATGAGTTCCTTTTCCACATGGGCAAGGCTGTCGCTGAGTGAGGCCTCCGGCAGTGCCAGTGGAATGGCCGGTGACAGGGTATTTTGTTCCCGGATTTCTTTTGGAAGATCCTCTGGGGTGATCATGGGGCCGGGGGCAAGAAGGACGGCCCTTTCCATGACATTCTCCAGCTGGCGAACATTGCCGGGCCATGCGTAGTCAAGAAGATGCTTTCGGCATGGGCTGCTGAGGCCGGAGAGAGGTTGCCCATCGGTCCTCTGCGGTGAAAATTTCTGTAAAAAAGCCTCGGCAAGGAGCAGAATATCGTTATCCCTTTCCCTCAGAGGTGGAATTTTAAAGTGAACAACATGGAGTCTGTAGTAAAGATCTTCCCGGAACCGTTCCTTGCGCACTTCTTCATGGAGTTTTTTGTTGGTGGCAGCCATCAGACGGAAGTCAACGGAAATGGTTTTGCCTCCACCGACCCGCTCAATGGTTTTTTCCTGAAGCACGCGCAGGAGTTTTACCTGCATTTGGGGGCTTAATTCTCCTATTTCATCCAGAAACAGGGTGCCTCCGTCAGCCAGCTCAAACCGTCCTTTCCTCATGGAGATTGCGCCGGTAAAAGCACCTTTTTCATGGCCGAACAATTCAGATTCAAGAAGGCTTTCCGCAAGTGCCGTGCAGTTGACGGCAATGAAAGGCTTTTCTTTTCTGGGACTGTTGAAATGCAGGGCGCGGGCCACCAGTTCTTTGCCTGTGCCTGATTCTCCTTCGATGAGTATGGTTGCTGTGGATGGAGCGACTTTCCGTATGGTGGCATAGATCTGCTGCATGGCTTCGCTTTTGCCTATGATACTTGAAAATGAAAAGCGGTCTGCAATCATTGCCCGGAGTTGCCGGTTTTCGCGGACAACCCGGTAGAGATCCATGGCTTTTCCTACATGCTGGATAAGGGTCTCATTTTCAAAAGGTTTCAGGATGTAGGTGTAGGCACCCTGCTGCATGGCCTCGACGGCTTTTTCCACGGTGCCGTGAGCCGTCATCATGATGACGGGAAGATCCGGTTGCTTGTTTTTGATTGCTCTCAAAAGGGAAATTCCGTCCATGCCGGGCATGCGCATATCTGTTAGAACAAGGTCTATTTCTGACTCTGTCAGCAGTGTAAGGGCCTCCTCGCCGGAATGACAGCTCAGTGTCTCATAGTTTTCCTCTTCAAGGATTGCGCTGAGAATGCGGGGGTAGTTTTTTTCATCATCAACGATGAGTATGGTTTCCATGGGATCTGTCCTCTCCGGTTGGATCAGGGCTTGCGGAAGGCAGAGTTATTTTTACTCTGGCGCCGCCTTCCTGCCGGTTGCTGATATCCATGCTGCCTCCGTGGGCGACGAGAATTTTATCTACAATACCAAGACCGAGACCCGTTCCTTTTTCTTTTGTGGTGAAAAAGGGCTCCCTGATTTTTGTAAGTATTGTTTCCGGAACTCCCGGCCCGCTGTCTTCAAAAATAATGTGGATTCTGCCCGGGTCATTGAGAATGGAGATTCGAATTTTACCCCCTTGAGGCATGGCCTGCATGGCATTGAGGATGAGGTTAAGAAATGCCTGATAAAGCAATGCAGGGTCAGCTGTAATTTCAGGCACTTTGGGAGCGCAGTAGATCTGAAGGTCGAAGTTGTCATTTTCCAGTTCCTGCAAAAGAAAAAGTTTGTTTTTTTGCAGGATATCGTTGGGATGGCAAGGGACAGGTGCCATGCTTCTGGGGCGGGCATAGGTAAGAAAGTCTGTAATGATGGCATTCATGCGTGTGGATTCCTCAACAATGACCTGCGCAATGGTATTGCCGGGATCCAGTCGGTTAAGTTTTTTCTGCAGGAGCTCTGCTGAGCTGCGTATAATGCCCAGAGGGTTGCGGATTTCATGGGAGATGGTTGCTGTCATTTCGCCAAGAGCAGAGAGGTGACGGTTCTGGTTAACCTCTTCTTTGAGACGGAGTTGTTCCTGATTTCTTTCTTCGATAATTCTTTCCCCTTTTTTTACAATGGTTCTCAGAATAAGGAAGAGGATTCCCATGACAAGGGAGCTTGTGAGAATGACCAGCAACTGAAGGCGGAAAATTTTTCTGTAGTCATCGGAAACGTTTTGAACAATTTCCACAACACCGATGATGGGGCCGGAAAGAGAGGCTGTTGCATCTTCCATGCGCAGGGGAGCAAAGGTCGTGATGCGGGTGACACGGGGAAAGCGGAAGAGTATTTCCCACATGTTGCCAATCTGGACAAAGGATGTGGTGGATTCTCCTTTCATGGCTTTTTGGTAACCCGTGCCGCCCAGGTTTTTTTCCCCGACAATTTCGGTGTTAAAGCTGTAGGATATGATGTTGTCAAGATCATAAATGTTGACCATGTCCGGATGGAAACTGTGGAGAGTGTTTCGGATTACAGCGTCCATACGCTGGAACTGTTCTGGATCTTTGAGCTGGATCTGCCCGTACTGAAAATAAACCGGAAGAAGAAACTGCATAAAAATTTGATGGTTAAGATTTTCTACAAGGAGTTTGCCATACTCTTCGCTTTTTTGGATTAAAAGATTGCGCACCAGGTGGCTGTGCAGGGTGGAAAGGATGATGGCCCCGATAAACATGAGAACGAGACTGCTGAAAGTAAAATATTTTACGAGGGTAAATGATTCGCTCGGAGAAGCTGTTTTTTTGGAAGAGGGTGGTTCCGGGGCGGAAATCAGCTTGAAATTACTCATGTACGGGCATTTCTTTTGTTGAGGTTGTCAGTATCTGGAGTCTATGTATCACGGATACACAGGGAGTGTAGTGGATTTGCCGACTAAGCTCAATACGGGGAGCTTGACATTTTTTGTCGATTTCGGACAAAAAATGTCATTTTTTTATGAGGGCACCTTGCTCAAGGGTAGCCAAAGGATGGTTTGCAGTGGATGTAAATTAATTTTTCATATGGCCTGTGATTTGCTTTTTCTGAATTCGGTTATTTGTCTGAAAAAAAATGGTTTTGCTCCTTGAAGAGTAAAATCCTTTGGACAGGTATGAGGGTAGCCCGTTGATCAGCTCAGGGCGACCGGTAAACCATGGGTAATCTTTTCAGAATGCATGGAAAGAAAAGCGAAACGCTAGTCTACATATACTTTCTTTCTGATTCAGGGCACAGCATAAAGTATAAGAGATCGTTTCAAAAGGTAAAAACATATAAAAATATTGACTTGAACGTTGTTTTGCATGAAAAATGGAAAATCTTCCAGACATATGCTCATTGCAGATGTTTTCTTTGTCGACCCTGTTCAGCCTATCCTTTCGGCCAGGTAATAGGGGGTGTCTGCAACAGGAATCTTGGCCGCTGTAGTCCATGCTGCTGTATTCAGAGTGTGTCTGGCTGGATCCTCTCATGTACCGGGAAGGTATTGCTGAAGAAGCACATACCCATAATGTTTTCATGAAAACGGGTTAGAAAGGCTGCCATGTTGTTTGGAAAGACAAATCATCTAGTAGGGCTGGATATTGGTTCGGCCATGGTGAAGGCGGCGGAACTGGTGGAAACCAAAAAGGGGATGGTTCTCAGGCGCTTCGGGGCATTAGCTCTCAAAGCTGGTGCCATAGAAGATGGCATTATCAAGGATCCTGAGCATGTTGCTGCCGTCATCCGGGAACTTTTTTCGCTTTACCAGCTTCGCAATGACAGGGTTGCTCTGTCCATTGGCGGGTATTCTGCCATTATCAAAAAAATCAGCATGCCTGTGATGGAAGAAGATGCCCTTCAAAAAAGTATTCTTGTGGAGGCAGAACAGTATATTCCATTCGATATTCAGGATATCCGTATGGATTTCCAGGTGATGGGGGAAAATCCACAAAATCCGAATCAGCTGAACGTGCTTCTCGTTGCGGCCAAGAAAGATCTGGTCACCCAGTATGTGGAAGTGGCAGAGCTTGCCGGTCTGACCCCGGCCGTTGTGGATGTCGATGCCCTGGCAGTTCAGAATATTTATGAGTTTGTTCACGGTATTTCTTCAGAGGAAGTGGTCCTGCTGAACGTGGGGGCAGCAAAGATGTCCCTGAATATCGTGAAGGAGGGAGATTCCATATTTATGAGGGATGTTTCCCTTGGTTCCCGGCAGATTGATTCGAGAATCCGTTCCTTCACGGGATGTTCGGAAGAAGAGGCAGAGTCTCTGAAAATGGCCGGTGGCGGAAAAAAAATGCCAGAAGAAGAGTACTCTGGCGTTGTTGGTCAGGTTGTCGGCCAGTGGTGTACGGAAATAGGAAGGGCTCTGGACTTTTTTTATTCCACCTACCCAGGAGACCGGGTTGAAAAAATTGTTCTTTGCGGTGGAGGAGCCCATCTCGAAACCTTCAGGGATGCACTGGCCGCACAGACCGGATCCGAGGTTACGGTGATGAATCCCTTTGGGCTGGTACATGTGGATCTCGATAAAATTGATGAGGATGATATCCGGAAAATGGCTCCCCAGGCTGCTGTATGTATGGGCTTGGCGCTGAGAAAGATGGAAGACAAATGATACGAATTAATCTTTTGCCGTTCAGGGCGGCACGGAAGAAAGAGAATATCCGTCGTCAGGTTTCCATTTTCCTGCTTTCCCTTGTACTGGTTTTTCTGGTGATGGGTGTTGCTTATATGCGGATGGAAACCCAGGTGAGAGAAAGCCGTGATGTTCTTGAACGATTGCGGAAAGAAGCCACTACCCTTGAAAGAGAAGCCAGGGAGGTTGGAGTTATCCGCAGGGAGCTGGAACTTCTGAATCAGAAAATCGCTGTCCTCGAGTCCCTTGAAACAGGCAGACGGGGGTCGGTGGATATTTTTGAAGCACTTACGGATGCTGTGATTGCTCAGCGTATGTGGCTTCTTACTTACAGAGAAGATGGCGGATCGGTACGAATGAGCGGACTGGCCCTTGATGATAAAACCGTTGCGGATTTTATGACTAATCTTGAAAAAAGCGGGTTCTTTTCCTCCGTCAGCCTTGAGAGTGTGCGGCAGCAGATGCAGGGTAATATTGCTCTGAGGGCTTTTTCCCTGGTATGTCAGAAAGAAAATCCTGCAGGTTCTTAATAAGGCGAAGGTAAACATTATGACAGAAGATCGAAAAAAGAAAGCTGGGGGGAATGTAACCAAGCAGCTGGCCGATGCCAGTGCCCGGCTGGAACCTTTTTTTAACCAGATTAATGGTCTTACACGATTGCAGAGATTTCTGGTGGTTGCGGTGACCATGGTAGTTCTTTGTGGTGGTTTTTTTTATCTTCTTTATCTTCCTAAAATGCAGGCGTTGGCCCAGATCCGTGAGGATACCCGTTTGGTGGAAGATAGAATTGTCAGGGCACGGGCTAATCTTCGGCAGCTCAAGCCCCTTCAGGAAGAGAGAGCCGAAAAAGAGATGGCTTTTAAAGAGGCCATGAGGGCATTGCCGGAAAGACGAGAAATTCCGATGTTTCTGTCATCCATTTCTGCTTCCGGCAGAGATGCCGGACTGGATTTTTTGCTGTTTAAACCGGAGTCAGAGGTCCTGAGGGAATTTTATGCCGAAATTCCTGTATCCGTAGAAATGGTTGGCGGTTTTCATGAAACGGTAACCTTTCTCGATCACCTTGCCAGAATGCCTCGTGTGGTGAATGTTCGCGGGGTGGAAATGCAGAGCCAGGCGGATAGGGAAAAGGGGCAGACGATACGGACGCGATGTCAGATTGTGACCTATCGTTTTGTGGAGGTAGCATCTGCATCCGGTGAGTCTGCACAGAGAGGTCACGCGCAATGATGAGAATAAGCAGAAAAGTCGGTTTGGACCGGAGACTGTGGCTGGGGGTATGGATAACACTTCTGATTCTCCCTTTCGGCTGTGGAGAAGATTCTGCCCCTGTTCCAGAGCCTGAAAAAGTTGAGGTGGTAAGGCGAAATATTATTTTCCCTGAGCCCGAAAAGAAGGCGGAAGGGCAGGAGGGAGTGGTATCTTCCCATGGAATACCAGACGTTTCTGATATGACGGAAGCGATGGATGACAGCGATGGTGTGATGCTTCCCGCCGGAACGGAAGCGGATGAAGGGGAGGAAAAGGCAGAAAGCCTCCTGCCTCCGGATGTGGTGGCCGCTGCTGAAGAAACAGCGGGGACGGAAGAGGGGGTTGAGGCTGGCCTCTCTGTTATGCCGGAAAGGCAGGAATCAGGAGACCTGATTCTCGAGGTGGAAGAAATAAAGACCGATGACGGCGCTGCTGAAGGTAGCAATGAATCGGAAGGATCCATTGCTGAGGTTGTCGCCGAGGGTTTCACACCGGCTCTTTTTCTTCAGGAGGGTCT
Proteins encoded:
- a CDS encoding pilus assembly protein PilP, with the translated sequence MMRISRKVGLDRRLWLGVWITLLILPFGCGEDSAPVPEPEKVEVVRRNIIFPEPEKKAEGQEGVVSSHGIPDVSDMTEAMDDSDGVMLPAGTEADEGEEKAESLLPPDVVAAAEETAGTEEGVEAGLSVMPERQESGDLILEVEEIKTDDGAAEGSNESEGSIAEVVAEGFTPALFLQEGLLEGEGGFAIYDPSGRIDPFRPLIQERPQVRQREDRPERRVPQTPLEKVALSQLKLVGIVRSPMGSRAMVEESSGRGYVVTEGTYIGMNGGRVTAIERERIVVTEIVESLSGEFREEQRELKLQKPTGE
- a CDS encoding type 4a pilus biogenesis protein PilO; its protein translation is MTEDRKKKAGGNVTKQLADASARLEPFFNQINGLTRLQRFLVVAVTMVVLCGGFFYLLYLPKMQALAQIREDTRLVEDRIVRARANLRQLKPLQEERAEKEMAFKEAMRALPERREIPMFLSSISASGRDAGLDFLLFKPESEVLREFYAEIPVSVEMVGGFHETVTFLDHLARMPRVVNVRGVEMQSQADREKGQTIRTRCQIVTYRFVEVASASGESAQRGHAQ
- a CDS encoding PilN domain-containing protein, with amino-acid sequence MIRINLLPFRAARKKENIRRQVSIFLLSLVLVFLVMGVAYMRMETQVRESRDVLERLRKEATTLEREAREVGVIRRELELLNQKIAVLESLETGRRGSVDIFEALTDAVIAQRMWLLTYREDGGSVRMSGLALDDKTVADFMTNLEKSGFFSSVSLESVRQQMQGNIALRAFSLVCQKENPAGS